In Clostridium sp. DL-VIII, the following proteins share a genomic window:
- a CDS encoding SUMF1/EgtB/PvdO family nonheme iron enzyme: MRKLLIFLLMVIMIFTTACSQENLNRLILVKGGTFINTKSNYYGKSVPISNFYIDKYEVTQKEWSEVMGSNPSEFKDDNLPVEMVSWYDCIEYCNKRSIKEGLKPYYNIDKNKKDPNNKNDMDDIKWTVTINDGANGYRLPTEAEWEYAADGGQMSKDYTYSGSNNSDEVAWYWRNTGNKYLSGDWNWPMIENNNSKTKSVGAKKPNELGLYDMSGNVREWCWNWYGNLDSTNGSARVCKGGGWIGDVSCCESSFRGKYEPNSKGPDQGLRVCRNE, translated from the coding sequence ATGAGAAAACTACTAATATTTCTTTTAATGGTAATAATGATTTTTACTACCGCATGCTCGCAAGAAAACCTTAATAGGCTTATATTAGTTAAAGGAGGCACTTTTATAAATACGAAATCCAATTACTATGGGAAAAGTGTGCCAATATCGAACTTTTATATTGATAAATACGAAGTAACTCAAAAAGAGTGGTCTGAGGTAATGGGAAGCAATCCGTCAGAATTCAAAGATGATAATTTGCCAGTAGAAATGGTAAGTTGGTATGATTGTATTGAATATTGCAACAAGAGGAGTATAAAAGAGGGCTTAAAACCTTATTATAATATAGACAAGAATAAAAAAGATCCTAATAATAAGAATGATATGGATGATATTAAATGGACAGTAACGATTAATGATGGAGCTAATGGCTATAGATTACCGACAGAGGCAGAGTGGGAATATGCCGCGGATGGGGGGCAAATGAGTAAGGATTATACGTACAGTGGGAGTAACAATTCCGACGAAGTAGCATGGTATTGGAGGAACACAGGAAATAAATATTTATCAGGAGACTGGAACTGGCCTATGATAGAAAATAATAATAGTAAAACAAAATCTGTTGGAGCCAAGAAACCTAACGAGTTAGGGCTCTATGATATGTCTGGTAATGTAAGAGAATGGTGCTGGAACTGGTATGGAAACTTGGATAGTACTAATGGATCTGCCCGTGTTTGTAAAGGAGGAGGTTGGATTGGTGATGTTTCTTGTTGCGAGTCGTCTTTCAGAGGCAAATATGAGCCAAATAGTAAGGGCCCTGATCAAGGCCTTCGTGTGTGTCGCAACGAGTAA
- a CDS encoding HD domain-containing protein, translating to MFPSKEIAEEELRLAGELNKGPWTEHSINVGLAAQIIAERCGNLNSDKAYVLGILHDIGRRYGVSARRHGIDGYNFAMQRGWDEVGRICITHSFPISDFDKEIGRNDMNYEESEFIRQYLKNIIYDDYDKLVIICDSLADAQGFCMLEKRFVNTTRRYGVFDFTVERWNATFEIKEYFEHQIGCSIYDILPNIKETTFVDAPLWKPSEK from the coding sequence ATGTTTCCAAGTAAAGAAATTGCAGAAGAAGAATTAAGGTTAGCTGGAGAATTAAATAAAGGACCATGGACAGAGCACTCTATAAATGTAGGATTAGCAGCTCAAATAATTGCAGAAAGGTGTGGAAATCTGAATTCAGATAAAGCGTATGTGTTAGGAATTCTTCATGACATTGGAAGAAGATATGGAGTAAGTGCAAGGAGACATGGAATTGATGGATATAATTTTGCAATGCAAAGAGGCTGGGATGAAGTGGGGAGAATTTGTATTACTCATTCATTCCCAATTTCTGATTTTGACAAAGAAATAGGCAGAAATGATATGAATTATGAAGAAAGTGAATTTATTAGGCAGTATTTAAAAAACATAATATATGATGATTATGATAAATTAGTGATTATTTGTGATTCACTGGCTGATGCTCAAGGTTTTTGTATGTTGGAAAAACGTTTTGTCAATACAACAAGGCGCTATGGAGTATTTGATTTTACTGTTGAACGTTGGAATGCAACTTTTGAAATAAAAGAATATTTTGAACATCAAATTGGATGTTCTATTTATGATATACTTCCCAATATAAAAGAAACCACATTTGTTGACGCACCATTATGGAAGCCTTCAGAAAAATAG
- a CDS encoding ACP phosphodiesterase, whose translation MNYLAHIYLSDNSAENMLGNFLGDFVNKSLEDQFKYSIKQGIFMHKKLDTFTDSHSDFLRSRKRISSINRRLSGVLIDIFYDHFLARNWNDYSSISLEEYAENFYGILKKFYYCLPDKLIRRVPYMIEENWLLSYRDINGIERTIERIAKRFSNTRHPLVNPMDELINNYESLENDFKCFYPHAIKYADELKAML comes from the coding sequence ATGAATTATTTAGCTCATATATATCTCTCAGATAACAGCGCAGAAAATATGCTTGGAAATTTCTTAGGTGATTTTGTGAATAAGTCCTTAGAAGATCAATTTAAATATTCTATAAAGCAAGGGATTTTTATGCATAAGAAGCTGGATACCTTTACGGATTCGCATTCAGATTTTTTAAGGAGTAGGAAAAGAATTTCAAGCATAAATAGGCGCCTTTCAGGTGTGCTAATCGATATATTTTATGATCATTTTTTAGCTAGAAACTGGAATGATTATTCTTCAATATCCTTAGAAGAATATGCAGAAAATTTTTATGGAATACTTAAAAAGTTTTATTACTGCCTGCCAGATAAATTAATAAGAAGGGTGCCTTATATGATAGAAGAAAATTGGCTTCTTTCATATAGAGATATAAATGGTATTGAAAGAACAATAGAGAGGATCGCTAAAAGATTTTCAAATACAAGGCATCCTTTAGTAAATCCTATGGATGAACTTATTAATAATTATGAAAGTCTTGAAAATGACTTTAAATGTTTTTATCCTCATGCAATTAAATATGCGGATGAATTAAAAGCGATGCTTTAG
- a CDS encoding amidohydrolase, with protein sequence MLLKYEYKYRDILERKIALNVTILKGGILYNLEEDNYNKKDIVIKDGKIAEISNNLANEYEDAEIINLNEKIVFPGFVDCHTHLGIIEECTGKIGVDNNETSDPVTPHLNGIDAINPFDIAFKDAVESGITCVMSGPGSNNVVGGRNVVIKTHGTIIDKMIVKNPAGFKISLGENPLSTYGINHKCPVTRMGSAALIRELFMRTEDYIVRKENKKVEERDIRLEAVIPVLKGEIPLRVHAHRADDIVTAVRIAEEFNITKMVIEHGTEAHLVKSYLNEKNVPVAYGPLLTPRIKMELKARNYGSIVELTEAGIKTALITDHPYNSIDCLRTVAAIALSQGLSFKDSIKSLTTNAAEILNCQDRIGKLEIGYDADIVVYDGNPLDIKSKVNLTMIDGEIVFKRDYN encoded by the coding sequence ATGCTACTTAAGTATGAATATAAATATAGAGATATATTAGAAAGGAAGATTGCGTTGAATGTTACTATTTTAAAAGGCGGTATTTTATATAATTTAGAAGAAGACAATTATAATAAGAAAGACATAGTTATAAAGGATGGGAAAATAGCAGAAATATCTAATAATTTAGCAAATGAATATGAAGATGCCGAGATTATTAATTTGAACGAGAAAATTGTATTTCCGGGATTTGTCGATTGTCATACTCATCTCGGAATTATTGAAGAATGTACTGGAAAAATTGGTGTTGATAATAATGAAACATCAGATCCAGTTACTCCTCATTTAAATGGTATAGATGCTATAAATCCATTTGATATAGCGTTTAAAGATGCAGTGGAATCAGGTATTACCTGTGTTATGAGTGGCCCAGGAAGTAATAATGTGGTTGGAGGAAGAAATGTTGTTATAAAAACCCATGGAACAATTATTGATAAAATGATAGTTAAAAATCCAGCAGGGTTTAAGATTTCTCTGGGAGAAAATCCATTGAGTACATATGGAATTAATCATAAATGTCCAGTAACAAGAATGGGAAGTGCAGCACTAATACGAGAATTATTTATGAGAACAGAAGATTACATAGTTCGTAAAGAAAATAAAAAAGTCGAAGAAAGAGATATAAGATTAGAAGCAGTTATTCCAGTATTAAAAGGTGAAATTCCACTTCGTGTTCATGCTCATAGAGCAGATGATATTGTAACTGCTGTAAGAATTGCGGAAGAATTTAATATTACTAAAATGGTAATCGAACATGGTACTGAAGCACATTTGGTAAAATCTTATCTAAATGAAAAAAATGTTCCGGTGGCTTATGGGCCGCTGCTCACTCCAAGAATAAAAATGGAACTTAAGGCTAGAAATTATGGTTCTATAGTAGAATTAACTGAAGCAGGTATCAAAACTGCACTTATAACAGATCATCCTTATAATTCAATAGATTGTTTAAGAACAGTTGCAGCTATAGCTTTGAGCCAGGGATTATCATTTAAAGATTCAATAAAATCACTTACGACGAATGCAGCAGAAATATTAAATTGTCAAGATAGAATAGGAAAACTAGAAATTGGGTATGATGCAGATATTGTAGTATATGATGGTAACCCACTTGATATAAAATCTAAAGTTAATCTTACAATGATAGACGGTGAAATAGTCTTTAAAAGAGATTACAATTAA
- a CDS encoding methyl-accepting chemotaxis protein — MKFKDKHDLQVNKRIKLLNIRSLNVKKDFKALLLIIFILLVLVPLICIGTYSSINSSNLIKDSVYSSNEQTIGRINDNINLNLNQVQIQIQSIADNPSIKTMDVDRIQSILIQGARSNSFINGILIADVKGHILYNTSGIYKNVSKDEYFTSAMSGKSQYSSVKISEVNNKPLEFYYSVPVKVGTNIVGCITATIDVNTLSNVIEDTQKNENANTFIVDSNGIVIAHKDWTDFNNTSIYKDFSPVKDAAVGKSGQNIYSYNNQKLLAVYSSIPNLNWGILTTIPYDIAFADIMTQNTIFLILGILMFAISILAALFISGSITKPLYNLTEVMEIVSTGDFTAKLEERFLKRQDQFGGIARQFNDMMYKNCTLIDRVKNMIGTVQSTNKDTSNQIDELILASQNVSKAMEELAHGTGEQANDMETIMNKFSMLEKSLDTMNINISKINKYTEQTKEKNELGISSAKELNEEFNNNYQAIQNVAAYIKKLADKSESIGNITSSITEISEQTNLLALNAAIEAARAGESGKGFAVVADEVRKLAEQSSQSANEIRGIITEMSSVVNNIEVQMIDTTQIAEKSNDKLGVTIGIFDSIINNSDELIKGIKSLNNEINNVENSKNEVVKYLENTSTIIEEGSATTEEVSATMEQQLASMDEICNQMHSINDMTTELQEFVEVFKTAK; from the coding sequence ATGAAATTTAAAGATAAACATGATTTACAGGTTAATAAACGAATAAAATTATTAAATATACGTTCATTAAATGTAAAAAAAGATTTTAAGGCACTGTTGCTTATTATTTTTATACTTCTTGTCCTTGTGCCTCTTATCTGTATTGGTACATATAGCAGTATAAATTCTTCGAACTTAATTAAAGATAGTGTATATAGTTCAAATGAGCAGACGATAGGAAGAATAAATGATAATATAAATCTTAATCTTAACCAAGTTCAAATTCAAATTCAATCAATAGCAGATAATCCAAGTATCAAAACAATGGATGTAGACAGAATACAAAGTATCCTAATTCAAGGTGCAAGGTCTAATTCATTTATAAATGGTATACTAATTGCTGATGTAAAAGGCCATATTCTTTATAATACTTCAGGTATTTATAAGAATGTTTCTAAAGATGAGTATTTTACTAGTGCAATGTCTGGAAAATCACAATATTCAAGTGTAAAAATTTCGGAAGTTAATAATAAGCCATTAGAATTTTATTACAGTGTACCTGTTAAGGTAGGTACAAATATTGTAGGCTGCATAACTGCCACTATTGACGTGAATACATTAAGTAACGTTATAGAAGATACACAAAAAAATGAAAATGCTAATACTTTTATAGTGGATAGCAATGGAATAGTAATTGCACATAAGGACTGGACAGACTTCAATAATACCTCTATATATAAGGATTTTTCACCAGTAAAAGATGCTGCTGTAGGAAAAAGCGGTCAAAATATTTATAGTTACAATAACCAGAAGTTATTGGCAGTTTATTCATCTATTCCAAATCTTAATTGGGGGATTTTAACGACTATTCCTTATGACATTGCTTTTGCCGATATAATGACACAGAATACTATTTTTCTAATACTAGGAATATTGATGTTTGCTATTAGTATATTAGCTGCATTATTTATCTCGGGATCTATTACTAAGCCTTTATATAATTTAACTGAAGTTATGGAAATTGTTTCAACTGGGGATTTTACAGCTAAATTGGAAGAGAGATTTTTGAAACGTCAAGACCAGTTTGGAGGTATAGCAAGGCAATTTAATGATATGATGTATAAAAATTGTACACTTATTGACAGAGTAAAAAATATGATTGGAACAGTACAAAGCACTAACAAGGATACAAGTAATCAGATAGATGAACTGATTTTAGCAAGTCAGAATGTAAGTAAAGCAATGGAGGAACTTGCTCATGGTACAGGAGAACAAGCTAATGATATGGAGACAATAATGAATAAATTTTCAATGTTAGAGAAAAGTTTGGATACAATGAATATAAATATAAGTAAAATTAATAAATATACTGAACAAACTAAAGAGAAAAATGAATTAGGAATCAGTTCTGCAAAAGAATTAAATGAAGAATTTAACAATAATTATCAAGCTATACAAAATGTCGCAGCATACATAAAAAAATTAGCAGATAAATCCGAATCTATAGGGAATATTACATCTTCAATAACAGAAATTTCTGAACAAACTAATCTATTAGCTTTAAATGCAGCAATAGAAGCAGCAAGAGCAGGAGAATCAGGGAAAGGTTTTGCCGTAGTTGCTGATGAAGTAAGAAAATTAGCAGAGCAATCTTCACAGTCTGCTAATGAGATTCGGGGAATAATAACTGAAATGAGTTCTGTTGTAAATAATATTGAAGTACAAATGATTGATACGACACAAATTGCTGAGAAATCTAATGATAAATTGGGAGTGACTATAGGAATATTTGATTCTATAATTAATAATTCTGATGAACTCATAAAAGGTATTAAATCACTTAATAATGAAATAAACAATGTAGAAAATAGTAAGAATGAAGTTGTTAAGTATCTAGAAAATACTTCAACTATTATAGAAGAAGGTTCAGCAACTACTGAGGAAGTTAGTGCTACAATGGAACAACAGCTAGCATCTATGGATGAAATATGTAATCAGATGCATAGTATTAATGATATGACTACAGAATTACAGGAATTTGTTGAAGTTTTTAAAACAGCAAAATAA
- a CDS encoding alpha/beta-type small acid-soluble spore protein, which produces MSSNNSGRNRTLVPEAKQGLKSLKTEVASEVGLYDYENQDKGNLSSRQNGYVGGYMVKHMIESYEQGLK; this is translated from the coding sequence ATGTCTTCAAATAATAGTGGAAGAAACAGAACATTAGTACCAGAAGCAAAACAAGGATTAAAAAGCTTAAAAACTGAGGTTGCTTCAGAAGTTGGATTATATGACTATGAAAATCAAGATAAAGGGAACCTTTCTTCAAGACAAAATGGATATGTAGGTGGCTACATGGTTAAACACATGATAGAGAGCTATGAACAAGGTTTAAAATAA
- a CDS encoding PTS sugar transporter subunit IIB gives MIKILLCCAGGFSSSALSNKMNKEILDNNMQNDYYIEFSPFMLVNKKMSEFDIIVCCPHLIMPVKKLVETSNPDKPIYILPPRMYGLMNFKELVLDVIDAIDLYTKTEKNPVYFPGEENTMAITRYVAYRNSKN, from the coding sequence ATGATAAAAATTCTTTTATGTTGTGCTGGTGGCTTTTCTTCAAGTGCATTATCTAATAAGATGAATAAGGAAATACTTGATAATAATATGCAAAATGATTATTACATTGAATTTTCTCCATTCATGCTGGTAAATAAGAAAATGTCTGAATTTGATATTATTGTATGCTGCCCTCATCTAATAATGCCTGTTAAAAAACTGGTAGAAACCTCTAATCCAGACAAGCCCATTTATATTCTTCCACCGAGAATGTATGGATTAATGAATTTTAAAGAACTAGTATTAGATGTTATAGACGCAATAGATTTATATACTAAAACAGAGAAAAATCCTGTATATTTTCCTGGTGAAGAAAACACTATGGCAATTACTAGATATGTTGCTTATCGAAATAGTAAAAACTAA
- a CDS encoding WS/DGAT domain-containing protein, whose amino-acid sequence MNNKFKIYNAEALDILQHLFKVKKINDHTLHFVAKFLGQLDLGRFGKAVNASIDVFNLIRCEYNESKGHPYWKDRGYTADDIIEVVEAENTDKCIAKYICEEINEFNGPQLKIKIIRSRKNDAICVLMNHMLCDAAGFKEYLYMLSDIYTNANNETRGDYQITAMGNRKIGEIFKVFSLLDKLKIIFSKIDMSKHDSAKFELEGDLNNPFIEIRTINAERFCRLKIYAKEHSATINDIMLVAYIRVLFQLFGRTLTIPCAVDLRKYLSNHKALGICNLITNINCSIGPEIGTTFEETVCKVKSTMDKQKSDISCVKSLIVLEKVFDIFPYKIAEAIVNKNFSNPLIAITNIGIIDKKRIIFEKVEIVEAYITGSIKYNPYVQLAISTFDNKITLSINLYGTKADQNKISSFLDRFINELQDVI is encoded by the coding sequence TTGAATAATAAATTCAAAATTTATAATGCTGAGGCATTGGATATTTTACAGCATCTTTTTAAGGTTAAAAAGATAAATGATCATACACTTCATTTTGTAGCAAAATTTTTGGGACAACTAGATTTAGGACGTTTTGGTAAGGCCGTTAATGCTTCAATAGATGTATTTAATTTAATAAGATGTGAATATAATGAATCTAAGGGACATCCATATTGGAAAGACAGAGGCTATACCGCAGATGATATTATAGAAGTTGTAGAAGCAGAAAATACTGATAAATGCATAGCTAAGTATATTTGTGAAGAGATAAATGAATTTAATGGTCCACAATTGAAGATTAAAATAATCAGAAGTAGAAAAAATGATGCCATATGCGTATTAATGAACCACATGCTATGTGATGCAGCTGGTTTTAAAGAGTATTTGTATATGCTGAGTGATATTTATACTAATGCAAACAATGAAACAAGGGGAGATTATCAAATAACAGCTATGGGCAATCGAAAAATTGGAGAAATATTTAAAGTTTTTTCATTGCTAGATAAACTAAAAATAATATTTAGCAAAATTGATATGTCTAAACATGATTCTGCAAAGTTTGAGTTAGAAGGAGATCTTAATAATCCTTTTATTGAAATTCGTACTATTAACGCGGAGCGATTTTGCAGGCTTAAAATTTATGCTAAAGAGCATAGTGCCACAATAAATGATATTATGCTCGTGGCTTATATACGTGTTTTATTTCAATTATTTGGCCGAACATTGACAATACCATGTGCTGTTGACTTAAGAAAATACCTATCAAATCATAAAGCTCTTGGCATTTGCAATTTGATTACAAATATTAATTGCAGCATAGGACCAGAAATTGGTACAACATTTGAAGAAACTGTTTGTAAGGTAAAATCGACGATGGATAAACAAAAATCTGACATAAGCTGTGTTAAAAGTTTAATCGTTCTGGAAAAGGTTTTTGATATTTTTCCATATAAGATTGCAGAAGCTATTGTAAATAAGAATTTTTCGAACCCACTTATTGCAATCACAAACATAGGAATAATTGATAAGAAGCGTATTATTTTTGAAAAAGTTGAAATTGTAGAAGCATATATAACAGGTTCAATTAAATACAATCCGTATGTTCAGCTAGCTATATCAACATTTGATAATAAGATAACACTTAGCATTAATCTATATGGAACTAAAGCAGATCAAAATAAGATATCTTCATTTTTGGATAGGTTTATTAATGAACTACAGGATGTTATATAA
- a CDS encoding glycoside hydrolase family 11 protein, with protein MKKKGLKLFLASLMCCTLALSIVNVNAHAATTDYWQNWTDGGGTVNATNGSDGNYSVSWSNCGNFVVGKGWNTGSPSRVVNYNAGAFSPSGNGYLSLYGWTRNSLIEYYVVDNWGTYRPTGTYKGTVTSDGGTYDIYTATRTNAPSIDGTATFTQFWSVRQSKRSIGTNNAITFSNHVNAWKSRGMNPGSSWAYQMIATEGYQSSGYSNVTVW; from the coding sequence ATGAAAAAAAAAGGATTAAAATTATTTTTAGCATCTTTAATGTGCTGTACACTTGCACTTTCTATTGTAAACGTAAACGCACATGCAGCGACCACAGATTATTGGCAAAATTGGACTGATGGTGGTGGAACAGTAAATGCCACTAATGGATCTGATGGTAATTACAGTGTTTCATGGTCGAATTGCGGAAATTTCGTTGTTGGTAAAGGCTGGAATACTGGATCGCCATCTAGGGTGGTAAACTACAATGCTGGAGCCTTCTCACCATCTGGTAATGGATACTTGTCTCTTTATGGATGGACAAGAAATTCACTTATAGAATATTATGTTGTTGATAATTGGGGAACTTATAGACCTACTGGAACTTATAAGGGTACTGTAACAAGTGATGGAGGGACATATGACATATATACAGCTACACGAACTAATGCACCTTCAATTGATGGTACAGCAACTTTCACTCAGTTTTGGAGTGTCAGACAATCGAAGAGATCGATCGGTACTAACAATGCCATAACTTTTAGCAACCATGTTAACGCGTGGAAGAGTAGAGGAATGAATCCTGGAAGTAGCTGGGCTTATCAAATGATTGCTACAGAAGGATATCAAAGTAGTGGATACTCTAATGTAACTGTGTGGTAG
- a CDS encoding amino acid permease: protein MDQLTSKNQNLSRGLKNRHVQLLAIGGAIGTGLFLGSGRSIHLAGPSILFAYMITGIICFFIMRALGELLLSNLNYHSFVDFVYEYLGDRAAFITGWTYWFCWISLAMADLTAAGLYIQYWFPSIAKWVPSLIVLVILLIMNLTTVKSFGEMEFWFALIKVVAIMALIIIGTFMIIKGFSTDAGASSFANLWSHGGLFPNGASGFILSFQMVVFAFTGIELVGLTAGETEDPERVIPKAINNIPIRIIIFYIGALLVIMSIYPWNSINPDKSPFVQVFSAVGIVAAASIVNFVVLTSAASACNSGIFSTSRMVYSLAKENNAPQSMKKLTSTQVPSNATVFSATVILISVILNFIMPEGVFVLITSISTFCFIFIWAIIVICHMKYRRTNPKLAAKSKFKMPLYPIINYIILAFLAFVIVTLALNNETRVALFVTPVWFIMLGVIYNVLKSKRKNEEAAKCDMKLQED from the coding sequence ATGGATCAATTAACATCAAAAAATCAAAACTTATCAAGAGGACTAAAAAATCGTCATGTCCAATTACTTGCGATTGGAGGTGCGATAGGGACTGGATTATTCTTAGGCTCAGGCAGGTCTATTCACTTGGCTGGACCATCTATTTTATTTGCGTATATGATAACAGGAATAATTTGTTTTTTTATTATGCGTGCCCTTGGTGAATTATTGCTTTCTAATTTAAATTATCATTCTTTTGTAGACTTTGTATATGAGTATTTAGGAGATAGAGCAGCATTCATCACTGGATGGACTTATTGGTTCTGTTGGATTTCACTTGCTATGGCTGATTTGACTGCAGCTGGACTTTATATACAATACTGGTTCCCAAGTATTGCTAAGTGGGTTCCAAGTCTTATAGTTCTTGTAATCTTATTAATTATGAACCTTACTACAGTAAAATCATTTGGTGAAATGGAATTCTGGTTTGCTTTAATTAAGGTTGTTGCAATTATGGCACTAATTATAATTGGTACATTTATGATTATTAAAGGATTTTCTACAGATGCCGGTGCATCAAGTTTTGCAAATCTTTGGAGTCATGGAGGCTTGTTTCCAAATGGAGCAAGTGGCTTTATCCTTTCTTTCCAAATGGTTGTATTTGCTTTTACAGGAATAGAGTTAGTAGGACTCACAGCTGGTGAAACTGAAGATCCAGAACGTGTTATTCCAAAGGCTATCAACAATATTCCAATTAGAATTATTATTTTCTATATTGGAGCATTACTTGTTATTATGAGTATATATCCTTGGAATTCAATTAATCCAGATAAAAGCCCATTTGTACAGGTGTTTTCTGCAGTAGGAATTGTAGCAGCAGCTAGTATTGTAAATTTTGTTGTATTAACTTCAGCTGCATCTGCCTGCAATAGTGGTATTTTTAGTACAAGCCGTATGGTTTATTCCCTTGCTAAAGAAAATAATGCGCCACAGTCAATGAAAAAATTAACTTCGACTCAAGTACCTTCTAATGCTACGGTGTTTTCTGCAACTGTAATATTGATTTCGGTTATCTTAAACTTTATTATGCCAGAAGGGGTATTTGTGCTTATTACAAGTATATCAACATTCTGCTTTATATTTATTTGGGCAATTATAGTTATCTGTCACATGAAATATCGTAGGACTAATCCTAAGCTTGCAGCTAAGAGCAAATTCAAAATGCCTCTTTATCCAATTATTAACTATATAATTTTAGCATTTCTTGCTTTTGTTATAGTTACACTGGCGCTTAATAATGAAACTCGCGTAGCATTATTTGTAACCCCTGTATGGTTTATAATGCTCGGGGTAATTTACAATGTACTTAAATCAAAAAGAAAAAATGAAGAAGCAGCAAAATGTGATATGAAGCTTCAAGAGGACTAA
- a CDS encoding alpha/beta hydrolase translates to MGYYIKVEPDVKIYVEDINKDAEKTILFIHGWPGSHRLFEYQFDFFPKKGYRCIGIDTRGFGESDKPFKGYNFDRLADDVKCVIDTLNLEDITLAGHSNGGGIAIRYMARHRGYGVSKLALFAAVAPSLIKRKDFPYGLDKETVMQLIEGTYADRPKMLEGFGDMFFFQHITEPFSQWFFQLGLQAAGWATASIATAWINEVFFSDLDKINVPTLIIHGIHDKVVPFELGQIQEKMIKNSELIPFKFSGHASFYDQREEFNKVLLRFIER, encoded by the coding sequence ATGGGATACTACATTAAAGTAGAACCAGATGTAAAGATTTATGTTGAAGATATTAACAAGGATGCTGAAAAAACAATTTTATTCATACACGGATGGCCTGGAAGTCATAGGTTGTTTGAATATCAATTTGATTTTTTTCCAAAGAAAGGCTATAGATGTATTGGGATAGATACACGAGGATTTGGAGAATCGGATAAACCTTTCAAAGGTTATAATTTCGACAGATTAGCAGATGATGTTAAGTGCGTAATTGATACATTAAATTTAGAAGATATAACACTTGCTGGACATTCAAACGGAGGTGGAATTGCAATTAGATATATGGCTAGGCATAGAGGCTATGGAGTATCAAAACTTGCTCTTTTTGCTGCTGTAGCACCAAGTCTAATTAAACGTAAGGATTTTCCGTATGGATTAGATAAAGAGACAGTCATGCAGCTTATCGAAGGAACATATGCCGATAGACCAAAAATGTTAGAAGGATTTGGAGATATGTTTTTCTTTCAACATATAACTGAACCTTTTTCACAATGGTTTTTTCAATTGGGATTGCAAGCAGCAGGATGGGCAACTGCATCAATAGCAACTGCATGGATAAATGAAGTTTTCTTTTCTGACTTGGATAAGATAAATGTGCCAACTCTAATTATTCATGGAATTCATGATAAAGTTGTGCCATTTGAATTAGGCCAAATACAAGAAAAAATGATTAAGAATTCAGAACTTATACCATTTAAATTTAGCGGACATGCATCATTTTACGATCAACGTGAGGAATTTAATAAAGTATTACTGAGATTTATTGAAAGATAA